Part of the Solwaraspora sp. WMMA2065 genome is shown below.
AGGTGTGCGCCCAGGCCGCCCGGGGTAATCGGTTCGCCGCTCTGTTCGGCGTCCATCACCGCGATCAGCGCCTGCAGGTCGGTGGCGTGCAGGTCGTGCAGCGCGGCGAAGGCATGACCGACGTGGCCGGCATCGACGGTGTAGCTGCGCAACCGGCGGATGATCTCCGCCACCACCGCTGGCCGACCGCTCGGCCGGGTCCCCCATACACCGGCGCCCACCGTGTGCCCTCCGATCCATGTCCTGACACGACCCTATCCCAGCCCGGCTATAGTCTTGATGAACGAGATACTGGATGGCCGTGAGATTTGGTACCCGCCCAATCGGCGACGAACGAGGTGCAAACATGCCCACACCGCTCGGCACCCGGCTCACCGGCATCATCTGCGGCCGGTGGACCGCCTGGCTGGTCCTGCTCACCGCAGCGGCCTTCTCCGCCGTGGTGATCGGCTTCGCCGGTGACCCCCGCACCGGTGACGACCCCACCGGGGCGCTGCCCGACTCCGCCGAGTCCGTCCAGGTCGCCGAACTGCGCCGGCAACTACCCGGCGGGCAGCTCAACCCGGCCCTCGTCGTCTACTCCCGCGGCGGTGCCCCGCTGACCGCCGACGACGACGCCGCGATCACCGCCGACCGCGCGGCCTTCGCCCGCGACGCCGTCGGCGACGTCGGCCCACCGGTGTACGCCCCCGACCGCACCGCCGCCCTGGTCGCCGTCCCACTACCCGCCGAGATCGACATCGAACGCCTCGGCGAAGTCGTCGACCGGCTCCGCGCCGAGGCCCGCGCCGGACTTCCCACCGGCGCCAAAGCCGAACTCACCGGCGGTGCCGGCTTCACCGCCGACGTCGCCGCCGCCTTCGACGGCGCCAACGTCACCCTGCTCGCCGCCACCGTCGCCGTCGTCGCCGCACTGCTGCTGATCACCTACCGCAGCCCTTGGCTGTGGCTGGTGCCGCTCGCCGTGGTCGGCACCGCCGATGTGGTCAGCAACGGACTCATCGCCATCGTCAGCCGCGCCGTCGACCTGCGGATCGACCCCTCCACCACCGGCATCGTCGACGTCCTCGTCTTCGGCGCCGGCACCAACTACGCCCTGCTGCTGATCGCCCGCTACCGCGAGGAACTGCGCCGCGAACCCGACCGCCGCCGAGCCCTGCGCCGCGCGCTGGGCTCCGCCGGGCCGGCGATCACCGCCAGCGCCCTGACCGTCGTGCTCAGCCTGCTCACCCTGCTCGCCGCCGTACTCGCCAACGACCGCGCGATCGGCGTCGCCGGCGCCGTCGGCATCACCACCGCCATGCTGTACGGCCTGATCGTGCTGCCCGCTGCCCTGTCCGTCTGCGGACGTGGCCTGTTCTGGCCGTTCGTCCCCCGCCCCGGCCAGCCCGACCCCACCCGCAGCGGCATCTGGGCCCGGGCCGGCGCCCTGGTCAGCCGCCGACCCCGCACCGTGCTCGCCGGGTCACTGCTGCTGCTCGCCGTGCTGGCCACCGGCCTGCTCGACGCCCGGATCGGGCTGAGCAAGACCGAACAGTTCCGGGTCAGCGCCGAATCCATCGACGGGCTGGCCACCCTGTCCCGGTCCTTCCCACCCGGGGCCGCCGACCCGGTGATCGTCGTCGCCAATGCCGCCCAGGCACCCGCGGTGCTCGCCGCCGCCGAAACGGTCGACGGAGTCACCAGCGCCCGACCGGCTGGCGGCACCGACGACCTCGCCGTCGTCGAGGTGGTGCTACGCGCCGAACCGGACAGCGCGGAAAGCTACCGCGCCATCCGGGACCTGCGGGCCACGCTCGACTCGGTACCAGCCGCCGACGCCCTCGTCGGCGGCTCGGTGGCCGCGAACCTGGACACCCGCGACGCCGCCCTGCGTGACCTGCGGGTCGTCGTCCCACTGGTGCTCGTGGTGGTGCTGGCGGTGCTGATCGTGCTGCTCCGGTCGATCGTCGCGCCGCTGATCCTGGTCGGTACGGTCGTCGCCACCTTCTTCGCCGCCGTCGGCGCGGCTACCACCCTGTTCACCCAGGTGCTCGGCTACCCGGCGCTGGACACCAGCGTGCCGCTGCTGGCGTTCCTGTTCCTGGTCGCCCTGGGTGTCGACTACAACATATTCCTCACCACCCGGGCCCGGGAGGAGGCGGCCGTCGACGGCACCCGGCAGGGCATGCGGACCGCGCTCGCCGTCACCGGCGGGGTGATCACCAGCGCCGGCATCCTGCTCGCCGCGGTCTTCACCGTCCTCGGCGTGCTGCCGCTGGTCACCCTGACCGAGATCGGGGTGATCGTCGGGTTCGGCGTACTGCTCGACACGTTGCTGGTCCGGACGCTGCTGGTGCCGGCGATCGCGATGGTGCTCGGCCGACGGTTCTGGTGGCCGAGCGCGCTCGGCCACCACCGCGTCCCGGAGCCGGTGCCGGTCAGGGCCGACCCGACGCCGAAGCCGGCCAGGGCCGACCCGATGCCGGGCCGGCGCGCCGATGCCGGAGGATAGGAGCATGCAGACCCGCTCCGATCTCCGTAACGTGGCCATCATCGCGCATGTCGACCACGGCAAGACCACGCTGGTTGACGCGATGCTGCGCCAAGGCGGCCAGCTGCACGCCCGCGCCGAACTGCCCGACCGGGCGCTGGACTCCATGGACCTGGAGCGCGAAAAGGGCATCACCATCCTGGCCAAGAACACCGCGATCAGCTACGTGCCCGACCAGGGCGACCCGGTCGTCATCAACATCATCGACACCCCGGGGCACGCCGACTTCGGCGGCGAGGTGGAACGCGGCCTCACCATGGTCGACGGCGTGGTGCTGCTGGTCGACGCCAGCGAAGGGCCGCTGCCGCAGACCCGGTTCGTGCTGCGCAAGGCACTGCAGGCCCGGCTACCGATCATCCTGGTGATCAACAAGGTGGACCGGCCGGACGCGCGGATCAAAGAGGTCGTCGACGACACCTACGAACTCTTCCTCGACCTCGACGCCGACGAGGCCCAGATCGACTTCCCGATCGTGTACGCCTGCGCCCGCGACGGCGTCGCCTCGCTGACCCAGCCGGCCGGCGGCGCGGTGCCGGACGACAGCGACAACCTGGAGCCACTGTTCCGTACCCTGTTGGAGACGATCCCGGCACCGGCCTTCGACCCGGAGGCGCCGTTGCAGGCGCACGTGACCAACCTCGACGCCTCGCCGTTCCTGGGCCGGCTGGCGCTGTGCCGGGTCCGGCAAGGCACCATCCGCAAGGGCCAGACCGTCGCCTGGTGCCGCACCGACGGCAGCCTGCAGAAGGTCCGCATCTCCGAACTGCTGATGACCGAGGGACTGGAACGCAAGCCCGCCGAGGCCGCCGGCCCGGGCGACATCATGGCGGTGGCCGGCATCCCGGACATCATGATCGGCGAGACCCTGGCCGACGCGGACGACCCCCGCCCGCTGCCGTTGATCACCGTCGACGAGCCGGCGATCTCGATGACCCTGGGCACCAACACCTCACCGTTGGCCGGCAAGGTCAAGGGGTCGAAGGTGACCGCCCGGCTGGTCAAGGACCGGCTGGACCGGGAACTGATCGGCAACGTGTCGCTGCGGGTGCTGCCCACCGAACGCCCGGACGCCTGGGAGGTGCAGGGCCGTGGTGAGCTGGCGCTGGCCATCCTGGTCGAGCAGATGCGCCGCGAGCAGTACGAGCTGACCGTCGGCAAGCCGCAGGTGGTCACCCGGGAGATCGACGGACGGGTCTGCGAGCCGGTGGAGCGGCTGACCATCGACGCCCCCGATGAGTACCTGGGCGCGATCACCCAGCTGCTGGCCACCCGGAAGGGCCGGATGGAGCAGCTGGTCAACCACGGCACCGGTTGGATCCGGATGGAGTGGCTGGTACCGGCCCGCGCGCTGATCGGGTTCCGGACCGAGTTCCTCACCGAGACCCGCGGCACCGGCATCCTGCACCACGTCTTCGAGTCCTACGAGCCGTGGTTCGGCGAGCTGCGGACCCGGCCCACCGGATCACTGGTCGCCGACCGGACCGGCGTGGCGACCAGCTTCGCCATGTTCAACCTGCAGGAACGCGGCTCGCTCTTCGTCGAACCGGGCACCCCGGTGTACGAGGGCATGCTGGTCGGCGAGAACTCCCGCGCCGACGACATGGACGTCAACATCACCAAAGAGAAGAAACTGACGAACATGCGTTCGTCGACCGCCGACGAGTTGGAGCGGCTGGTGCCGCCCCGCAAGCTCTCCCTGGAGCAGG
Proteins encoded:
- a CDS encoding MMPL family transporter, whose product is MPTPLGTRLTGIICGRWTAWLVLLTAAAFSAVVIGFAGDPRTGDDPTGALPDSAESVQVAELRRQLPGGQLNPALVVYSRGGAPLTADDDAAITADRAAFARDAVGDVGPPVYAPDRTAALVAVPLPAEIDIERLGEVVDRLRAEARAGLPTGAKAELTGGAGFTADVAAAFDGANVTLLAATVAVVAALLLITYRSPWLWLVPLAVVGTADVVSNGLIAIVSRAVDLRIDPSTTGIVDVLVFGAGTNYALLLIARYREELRREPDRRRALRRALGSAGPAITASALTVVLSLLTLLAAVLANDRAIGVAGAVGITTAMLYGLIVLPAALSVCGRGLFWPFVPRPGQPDPTRSGIWARAGALVSRRPRTVLAGSLLLLAVLATGLLDARIGLSKTEQFRVSAESIDGLATLSRSFPPGAADPVIVVANAAQAPAVLAAAETVDGVTSARPAGGTDDLAVVEVVLRAEPDSAESYRAIRDLRATLDSVPAADALVGGSVAANLDTRDAALRDLRVVVPLVLVVVLAVLIVLLRSIVAPLILVGTVVATFFAAVGAATTLFTQVLGYPALDTSVPLLAFLFLVALGVDYNIFLTTRAREEAAVDGTRQGMRTALAVTGGVITSAGILLAAVFTVLGVLPLVTLTEIGVIVGFGVLLDTLLVRTLLVPAIAMVLGRRFWWPSALGHHRVPEPVPVRADPTPKPARADPMPGRRADAGG
- the typA gene encoding translational GTPase TypA — encoded protein: MQTRSDLRNVAIIAHVDHGKTTLVDAMLRQGGQLHARAELPDRALDSMDLEREKGITILAKNTAISYVPDQGDPVVINIIDTPGHADFGGEVERGLTMVDGVVLLVDASEGPLPQTRFVLRKALQARLPIILVINKVDRPDARIKEVVDDTYELFLDLDADEAQIDFPIVYACARDGVASLTQPAGGAVPDDSDNLEPLFRTLLETIPAPAFDPEAPLQAHVTNLDASPFLGRLALCRVRQGTIRKGQTVAWCRTDGSLQKVRISELLMTEGLERKPAEAAGPGDIMAVAGIPDIMIGETLADADDPRPLPLITVDEPAISMTLGTNTSPLAGKVKGSKVTARLVKDRLDRELIGNVSLRVLPTERPDAWEVQGRGELALAILVEQMRREQYELTVGKPQVVTREIDGRVCEPVERLTIDAPDEYLGAITQLLATRKGRMEQLVNHGTGWIRMEWLVPARALIGFRTEFLTETRGTGILHHVFESYEPWFGELRTRPTGSLVADRTGVATSFAMFNLQERGSLFVEPGTPVYEGMLVGENSRADDMDVNITKEKKLTNMRSSTADELERLVPPRKLSLEQALEFCREDECVEVTPEAVRLRKVILDQTARARAAARRKHQS